In the genome of Candidatus Aminicenantes bacterium, the window GGTCATGCTGCTGGGCTTCATCCAGATTTACGGCCAGACCGGCACCTTCGATCTGACGGCCATGCGGGGGGCCATCATCCCGGGGAGCGCGGTCCTGCTGATCCTGTTCGGGCTGTTCTCCAAGTCGGCCACCGTGCCGCTCCACTCCTGGCTGCCCGATGCCGGCGTCGCCCCGACTACGGTCACGGCCCTGCTCCATGCCGCCGTGCTGGTCAAGATCGGCGTCTACGCCTTCGCCCGGTTGTTCCTGTACGGCTTCCGCTTGCCCGGCTCCTGGCCCGAAGCCCTGCCGATCATCGTCGTCGTCTCCAGCCTGATCGCGGCCGGCGCGGCCACCGTCGAGACCGACATCAAGCGCATCCTGGCCTACTCCACGGTCTCCCAGATCGGCTATATCTTCCTGGGCTTCTCCGTAGCCAACACGATCGGGGTCAACGGCTCGCTGCTGTTCATCCTGATGCACGGCCTGGCCAAGGCCGGGCTCTTCCTCTGCGCCGGGATTGTGATCCACGCCACCCACAAGCGTGACATCCGCGAGATGGGCGGCCTCATCAAGACCATGCCGGTCACGGCGGCGGCCTTCCTGCTCTGCTCCTTCTCCGTCATCGGCATCCCGCCGTTCGGCGGCTTCTTCTCCAAGTTCATGGTCATCATGGGCACCGTCAAGGCCGGTATGATCCCGGTCGCCGCGATCGCCCTCTTCACCGCCGTTCTGACCATGTACT includes:
- a CDS encoding NADH-quinone oxidoreductase subunit L — encoded protein: MLLIKTALGGGETIVRKEFVLGLDFILVIDPLSIFMSIVSSFIGFLIIVYSLGYIRHEENQNEYFLMVLLFIGSMMGLVYSGNLIFLYLFWEIIAVCCWRLIGFYRLKEHVRKADKAFLITFFGAVVMLLGFIQIYGQTGTFDLTAMRGAIIPGSAVLLILFGLFSKSATVPLHSWLPDAGVAPTTVTALLHAAVLVKIGVYAFARLFLYGFRLPGSWPEALPIIVVVSSLIAAGAATVETDIKRILAYSTVSQIGYIFLGFSVANTIGVNGSLLFILMHGLAKAGLFLCAGIVIHATHKRDIREMGGLIKTMPVTAAAFLLCSFSVIGIPPFGGFFSKFMVIMGTVKAGMIPVAAIALFTAVLTMYYLLRTFALIFMGEAKVAAPEKTFSMVFVVGLLAVLSLVSGLLISWPAKLTTAATTHISWWLR